The following coding sequences are from one Capsicum annuum cultivar UCD-10X-F1 chromosome 3, UCD10Xv1.1, whole genome shotgun sequence window:
- the LOC107862461 gene encoding pentatricopeptide repeat-containing protein At1g74850, chloroplastic: MSLSYHSFSPVLTPLPSSHHLLFPSKFQNSDKFSAVHRRLLLTVAVRAKPKDLILGNPTVTVEKGKYTYDVETLINKLSSLPPRGSIARCLDTFKNKLSLSDFSLVFKEFAARGDWQRSLRLFKYMQRQIWCKPNEHIYTLIIGILGREGLLDKAFEIFDEMPTHSVARTVLSYTAIINAYGRNGQFETSMQLLEQMKQEKIVPSILTYNTVINSCARGGYEWEGLLGLFAEMRHEGIQPDLVTYNTLLSACSSRGLEDEAEMVFRTMNEAGVLPDVTTYSYLVETFGKLGKLGKVSELLMEMEAGGTSPEVSSYNVLLEAYAHLGSMKEAMDVFRQMQAAGCVANAETYSILLNLYGKNGRYDQVRELFLEMKTSNTEPDADTYNILIQVFGEGGYFKEVVTLFHDMVEEKVEPNMETYEGLIYACGKGGLHEDAKRILLRMNGQGMVPSSKVYTSVIEAYGQAALYEEAVVAFNTMNEVGSRPMVETFNSLIHAFAKGGLYKESEAIWFRMGEVGVPRNRDSFNGMIEGYRQGGQFEEAIKTYVEMEKARCDPDERTLEAVLSVYCLAGLVDESEEQFQEIKSLGIQPSIICCCMMLAIYGKSERWDMARELLNDVMTNKTSDMHQIIGQMIHGDLDDENNWQMVEYVFDKLKSEGCGLSMRFYNTLIEALWWLGQKERAARVLNEATKRGLFPELFRRNKLLWSVDVHRMWPGGACTAISVWLNDMEEFFHNGEELPQLASVVVVRGQTEKSSITRDLPVAKAAYSFLKDTVSSSFSFPGWNKGRIVCQKTQLKRSFSSSEPSTEASKGDRLIPLSNSPISLLGTHASKSDAKRSESVNAESERRTKSDPQLMTSNV, translated from the exons ATGTCCCTCTCATACCACTCCTTCTCCCCAGTTCTCACCCCACTTCCCTCTTCTCACCATCTCCTATTTCCGTCCAAATTCCAAAACTCCGACAAGTTCTCCGCCGTCCACCGCCGTCTTCTGTTAACGGTCGCCGTTAGAGCTAAACCGAAAGACCTTATCTTAGGTAACCCAACCGTTACCGTTGAGAAAGGGAAATACACCTACGACGTCGAAACTCTAATCAACAAACTCTCTAGCCTCCCGCCACGTGGCAGCATTGCGCGGTGTTTGGACACTTTCAAAAACAAGCTTTCGCTTTCCGATTTTTCGTTAGTGTTCAAGGAATTTGCGGCTCGCGGGGACTGGCAACGTTCGCTTAGACTGTTCAAGTATATGCAGCGGCAGATATGGTGTAAGCCGAATGAGCATATTTATACTTTAATTATTGGAATTTTGGGTCGTGAAGGTCTTCTTGATAAAGCATTTGAGATATTCGATGAAATGCCTACTCATAGTGTAGCACGAACGGTGTTATCATACACTGCTATTATCAATGCTTATGGTCGAAATGGGCAATTTGAAACTTCGATGCAATTGCTTGAGCAAATGAAGCAAGAAAAGATAGTTCCTAGTATTTTGACGTATAATACAGTTATTAATTCGTGTGCTCGAGGTGGGTATGAATGGGAGGGTTTGTTAGGTTTATTTGCTGAAATGCGGCATGAGGGTATTCAGCCTGATTTAGTTACGTACAATACATTGTTAAGTGCTTGTTCAAGTAGAGGGTTGGAAGATGAAGCGGAGATGGTTTTTAGGACGATGAATGAGGCTGGGGTTTTGCCTGATGTAACTACGTATAGTTATTTGGTGGAGACTTTTGGGAAACTGGGGAAATTGGGGAAGGTGTCGGAATTGCTTATGGAAATGGAGGCTGGGGGTACATCGCCTGAGGTTAGCTCGTATAATGTTTTATTGGAGGCTTATGCGCATTTGGGGTCTATGAAAGAGGCGATGGATGTGTTTAGGCAAATGCAGGCAGCTGGATGTGTGGCTAATGCTGAGACTTATAGTATTTTGTTGAATTTATATGGGAAAAATGGGAGATATGATCAGGTTAGGGAACTTTTCCTTGAGATGAAAACGAGTAATACAGAGCCGGATGCGGATACATACAATATTCTCATCCAGGTCTTTGGTGAAGGTGGTTACTTTAAGGAGGTCGTAACATTGTTCCATGATATGGTTGAAGAGAAGGTAGAACCTAATATGGAGACTTACGAAGGGTTGATATATGCCTGCGGAAAGGGAGGGCTTCACGAAGATGCAAAAAGGATTCTGCTACGTATGAATGGACAGGGTATGGTGCCTAGCTCTAAAGTATATACTTCTGTGATTGAAGCTTATGGACAGGCAGCGCTGTATGAGGAGGCAGTTGTCGCATTTAATACCATGAATGAGGTAGGAAGCAGACCAATGGTGGAAACTTTCAATTCTCTGATCCATGCATTTGCTAAAGGGGGACTTTACAAAGAATCTGAAGCCATATGGTTTAGAATGGGTGAGGTTGGAGTTCCCCGGAACAGGGATTCTTTCAACGGTATGATTGAAGGGTATAGACAGGGAGGTCAGTTTGAAGAAGCTATAAAAACTTATGTTGAGATGGAAAAGGCAAGATGTGATCCAGATGAGCGGACACTTGAAGCAGTTTTGAGTGTTTACTGCCTTGCAGGCTTAGTTGATGAAAGCGAGGAGCAGTTTCAGGAAATTAAATCACTGGGTATTCAGCCTAGCATCATTTGCTGTTGTATGATGCTGGCAATTTACGGAAAAAGTGAGAG GTGGGATATGGCCCGTGAATTATTGAATGACGTGATGACAAACAAGACATCAGATATGCACCAAATTATTGGACAAATGATTCACGGGGATTTGGACGATGAAAATAATTGGCAGATGGTTGAGTATGTCTTTGACAAACTCAAGTCAGAAGGATGTGGTTTGAGCATGAGGTTCTACAACACTCTTATAGAAGCACTTTGGTGGTTAGGCCAGAAGGAAAGGGCTGCAAGAGTGCTGAATGAAGCAACAAAAAGGGGCTTATTCCCCGAACTGTTTCGAAGAAAcaaacttttgtggtctgtgGATGTTCATAG GATGTGGCCAGGTGGTGCATGCACTGCAATATCGGTTTGGCTCAACGATATGGAAGAGTTTTTTCATAACGGCGAGGAGCTTCCTCAACTGGCTTCTGTTGTAGTCGT ACGAGGTCAGACGGAGAAGAGTTCAATAACTAGGGACTTACCAGTTGCTAAGGCTGCATATTCTTTTCTAAAGGATACTGTTTCATCATCATTCAGTTTCCCTGGGTGGAACAAGGGACGGATAGTCTGTCAAAAGACTCAGCTCAAACGTTCTTTTTCTAGCTCCGAACCATCCACGGAAGCTTCAAAAGGTGACAGACTAATTCCTCTAAGTAACTCTCCCatttctcttttgggaacacATGCATCCAAGAGTGATGCAAAAAGATCAGAAAGTGTGAATGCTGAGAGCGAGAGGCGCACAAAATCAGATCCACAACTCATGACAAGCAATGTTTGA
- the LOC107862462 gene encoding transcription factor MYB1R1 (The RefSeq protein has 5 substitutions compared to this genomic sequence) — protein sequence MTITYGHSSFISAGEFPPADVSGGEIMLFGVRVKVDPMRKSVSLNNLSQYEQPNSNDNNNSNGGNTNDSSSKVADEGYASADDAVPHHSGSGRERKRGVPWTEEEHKLFLLGLQKVGKGDWRGISRNFVKTRTPTQVASHAQKYFLRRTNLNRRRRRSSLFDITTDSVSVLPTVEAKNLQEAHVETSKINAFQVTSVPVKFAPLVLPAQMDKPIESPIQSYNASSIYLRPVPVVVPVSNQSSAIESSSLSLTLSLSSPSSSSTRYQVMSNFSNGESIISVA from the exons ATGACGATAACCTACGGCCATAGCTCTTTCATCTCCGCCGGAGAGTTGCCGCCGGCCGACGTGTCCGGAGGAGAGATTATGCTGTTTGGTGTGAGGGTGAAGGTGGACCCCATGAGGAAGAGTGTGAGTTTGAACAATCTTTCTCAGTATGAACAGCCTAATTCTAACGACAACAATAATAGCAACGGCGGAAATACCAATGACTCTTCTTCTAAAGTCGCCGATGAGGGCTATGCTTCTGCCGATGACGCTGTTCCTCATCACTCCGGTAGTGGCCGTGAGCGCAAGCGAG GAGTTCCATGGACGGAGGTGGAGCACAAGCTATTCCTTTTGGGATTGCAGAAAGTAGGTAAAGGAGACTGGAGAGGAATCTCTAGAAACTTCGTCAAGACTCGCACACCGACACAGGTTGCAAGTCATGCTCAGAAATACTTTCTCCGGCGAACTAACCTCAATCGTCGCCGCCGCCGTTCTAGCCTCTTCGATATCACCACTGACTCG GTATCTGTATTGCCAACTGAAGAAGCAAAGAATCTGCAAGAAGCTCATGTAGAAACTTCCAAAATCAATGCATTTCAGGTGACATCTGTGCCAATAAAATTTGCGCCTCTTGTCTTACCAGCACAAATGGACAAGCCAATAGAAAGTCCAATCCAAAGTTATAACGCTTCATCTATATACCTCCGGCCTGTTCCTGTTGTTGTTCCAGTGTCTAATCAGAGCTCTGCAATAGAGTCATCTTCGTTATCGTTGACATTGTCCTtgtcatcaccatcatcatcatctactAGATATCAAGTGATGTCAACTTTTAGTAATGGAGAGAGCATCATCAGTGTGGCATGA